In Jeotgalibaca arthritidis, a single genomic region encodes these proteins:
- a CDS encoding IS3 family transposase, with protein sequence MYAYAEKLKAVKLYLKYESYAAVINELGYPSRMALRDWIEAYRTDGDVQKEMTRTPKYTEEQKQAAVTHYLEHGKCYSRTCRKLGYPSRGLLTEWIMERAPQPRQLIKKGVNLTQQEKEAAVLALVTRTTSAQSIADQLGISRNSLYNYKERWLGKDVLGMVNDSKETDVNQLKSQVKQLQEEVHRLQIQKDVLEKAGELLKKDQGIHLEELTNQEKTLLIDALRPFYPLKELLACVSIPKSSYSYHHTQLALPDKYCKARTMIIEIFHKNKRRYGYRRIHTALKHKGMTLSEKIVQRIMREENLFAKSVKIKKYSSYKGEISPAVPNILERDFTASKPNTKWVTDLTEFRLPAGKVYLSPMIDCFDGAIVSWTIGASPNAELTNSMLDQAVLTLKEGENPIVHSDRGAHYRWPSWIERMESHHLTRSMSKKGCTPDNAACEGFFGRLKNEFFYDENWLDVSIEHFIQLLNNYLHWYNHERIKLSLGGMSIMDFRKTLPLIA encoded by the coding sequence ATGTATGCTTACGCTGAAAAATTAAAAGCCGTCAAACTTTACTTGAAGTACGAATCTTATGCGGCTGTCATCAATGAACTGGGGTATCCTTCGCGTATGGCTCTTCGGGATTGGATAGAGGCTTACCGTACGGATGGAGATGTTCAAAAAGAGATGACGCGAACGCCAAAATACACCGAAGAACAAAAACAAGCAGCAGTCACCCACTATCTTGAGCATGGTAAGTGTTATTCACGTACCTGCAGAAAACTTGGCTATCCAAGCCGGGGCTTATTAACAGAATGGATCATGGAGCGCGCACCTCAACCTCGCCAATTGATTAAAAAAGGGGTAAACTTAACACAACAAGAAAAAGAAGCCGCAGTTCTTGCACTGGTAACTCGGACCACATCCGCACAATCGATTGCGGATCAACTAGGTATTAGCCGAAATTCCCTCTACAATTATAAAGAACGGTGGCTCGGCAAGGACGTGCTTGGTATGGTCAATGACTCAAAGGAAACAGATGTTAATCAATTAAAAAGTCAAGTCAAGCAACTTCAAGAAGAGGTTCACCGCCTTCAGATTCAAAAAGACGTTCTTGAAAAAGCGGGTGAACTACTAAAAAAAGATCAGGGCATCCATCTAGAAGAACTCACCAATCAAGAGAAAACACTCCTGATTGATGCCCTTCGCCCTTTTTATCCGTTAAAGGAATTATTAGCCTGTGTCAGTATCCCTAAAAGCAGTTATAGTTATCACCACACTCAACTCGCTTTACCTGATAAATATTGCAAGGCTCGTACCATGATAATTGAAATTTTTCACAAGAATAAGCGGCGGTATGGCTATCGCCGAATTCATACTGCTCTGAAACATAAAGGGATGACTCTTTCAGAAAAAATTGTTCAACGTATCATGCGCGAAGAAAATCTCTTCGCTAAATCCGTTAAAATTAAGAAGTATAGTTCATACAAAGGAGAAATATCGCCTGCAGTTCCTAACATCCTAGAACGCGATTTTACAGCCAGTAAACCCAATACAAAATGGGTAACTGATCTAACAGAATTCCGTCTCCCTGCTGGAAAAGTTTACCTGTCTCCTATGATAGACTGTTTCGATGGTGCAATAGTGAGTTGGACGATTGGTGCTTCTCCTAATGCTGAATTGACTAATTCGATGCTAGATCAAGCGGTTTTAACGCTAAAAGAAGGTGAAAACCCGATAGTTCATTCGGACCGAGGGGCTCATTACCGCTGGCCAAGTTGGATTGAGCGAATGGAATCGCATCACTTAACTCGTTCTATGTCTAAAAAAGGTTGCACGCCTGATAATGCTGCGTGTGAAGGTTTTTTTGGGCGGTTAAAAAACGAATTCTTTTACGATGAGAATTGGTTAGATGTGTCAATTGAGCACTTTATACAACTTTTAAACAACTATCTTCATTGGTACAATCACGAAAGAATCAAGCTATCTTTAGGTGGGATGAGTATTATGGATTTTCGAAAAACACTTCCTTTAATAGCTTAA
- the istA gene encoding IS21 family transposase, which produces MKKKLMLYLEIQQMKERGFSIQQIAKQLKVSRTTVYNYMEKTPEEAFEWVNSLGSRKKKLDPYKDWIVAWLQEYPHLNASQIQDWLLEKFPDFTVGESTMRLYVNQIREEYQIAKTKVVRQYEAVEEQPMGKQVQVDWGETRQKTRDQREIKLYCICFLLSHSRYRYVEWQNRPFTTRDAIRSHENAFEFFGGMPEEIVYDQDHLITVSEHAGDMILTAEFQAYKQQRKFRVHLCRKADPESKGKVESTVKYVKRNFADSRIYTTIENWNERCLAWLERTGNRRVHGTTKKRPVEVFLLEKQHLKPVSKLLSTESITGSSITRTVNKDNTVFYKSNRYSVPLGTYRPKGLNTVAIEIKEDTNDQQRLIIRKQPDGEILANHPLETSTGKLIKNKNHGRDRSKGIQSYKETVAQQFKDLELASRYIDILMEKYPRYKRDQLAVLQKAALEYPTVIDEALQKCMSEHLMSANDFTDVAKYLAAPRKETPPVPPVQAVRSDCADINVETHPMSTYTEILGGAAS; this is translated from the coding sequence GTGAAGAAGAAGTTAATGTTATATTTGGAAATTCAACAGATGAAGGAGCGGGGCTTTTCCATCCAACAAATCGCAAAGCAGTTGAAGGTATCCCGCACAACGGTTTATAACTACATGGAGAAGACACCGGAAGAAGCTTTCGAATGGGTCAATTCATTAGGTTCGAGGAAGAAGAAATTGGACCCATACAAGGATTGGATTGTTGCTTGGCTTCAAGAATATCCGCATCTGAATGCGTCTCAAATACAGGATTGGCTGCTTGAGAAATTCCCCGACTTCACCGTTGGTGAAAGTACGATGCGGTTATATGTGAATCAAATACGCGAAGAATATCAGATAGCTAAAACTAAAGTTGTAAGGCAATATGAAGCGGTCGAAGAGCAACCGATGGGAAAACAGGTGCAAGTCGATTGGGGCGAAACGCGTCAAAAGACACGGGATCAAAGAGAAATCAAATTATACTGCATTTGTTTCTTACTTTCCCATTCACGCTACCGCTATGTGGAATGGCAAAACCGCCCCTTTACGACTCGTGATGCCATTCGAAGCCACGAGAATGCCTTTGAATTCTTTGGTGGCATGCCGGAAGAAATCGTTTATGATCAGGACCACCTCATCACTGTGAGTGAGCACGCTGGAGACATGATTCTGACCGCTGAATTTCAAGCGTACAAACAGCAACGGAAGTTCAGAGTCCATTTATGCCGCAAAGCCGACCCCGAATCCAAAGGAAAAGTGGAGAGTACGGTAAAGTATGTGAAACGAAATTTCGCCGATAGCCGGATTTATACGACAATCGAGAACTGGAATGAGCGCTGTTTAGCCTGGTTGGAAAGAACGGGCAACCGAAGGGTTCATGGAACAACAAAAAAGAGACCGGTAGAAGTGTTTCTCCTCGAAAAGCAACACCTAAAACCAGTCTCTAAACTACTCTCAACCGAGAGTATCACCGGTTCAAGTATAACAAGAACGGTAAACAAGGACAATACAGTTTTTTATAAATCAAACCGTTATTCCGTGCCACTAGGCACTTACAGACCGAAAGGTCTGAATACAGTGGCTATTGAAATCAAGGAAGATACGAACGATCAACAACGGCTTATTATCAGAAAACAGCCCGATGGGGAAATTCTGGCGAACCATCCTCTGGAAACTTCAACAGGCAAACTGATCAAAAATAAAAACCATGGGCGCGATCGTTCGAAGGGCATTCAAAGCTATAAGGAAACCGTTGCGCAGCAGTTCAAAGATTTGGAGCTTGCCTCACGATACATTGATATCTTGATGGAGAAGTATCCGCGCTATAAAAGAGACCAACTGGCCGTTCTACAGAAAGCGGCCCTCGAATACCCCACTGTCATTGATGAGGCCCTACAGAAGTGTATGTCTGAACATCTGATGAGTGCGAATGACTTTACGGATGTGGCTAAATACTTGGCTGCCCCTCGGAAAGAGACGCCGCCTGTTCCACCCGTACAAGCAGTCCGATCGGATTGCGCTGATATCAACGTGGAGACGCATCCGATGAGTACCTATACGGAAATTCTGGGAGGTGCCGCCTCATGA
- the istB gene encoding IS21-like element helper ATPase IstB, with protein MNDSMDALQSQFRQLRLVETASELPELLRKAEQASWTYRELVQEIVCFELRKREEKSVQKRLRWAKFPYHKTLTEFDLSDQTSLSKRQLTQLQELTWLEQQYNLIFLGPSGVGKTHLSIALDMEAIQKGFQVTFVTMGELLSLLKTEEFTRKSQVQLNRIRASDLVIIDDLMYMAMDQREATLFFHLINHLYERSSIILTSNKSPDQWGELLGDEGVAMAILDRILHRAEVVHMNEASYRMKHRQSMFVSESVQN; from the coding sequence ATGAATGATAGCATGGACGCGCTGCAAAGCCAGTTCAGACAGTTGCGGTTGGTGGAAACTGCGAGCGAGTTGCCCGAGCTGTTACGTAAAGCCGAACAAGCCTCCTGGACCTACCGGGAACTGGTGCAGGAGATTGTGTGCTTCGAATTAAGGAAGCGCGAGGAAAAAAGTGTTCAGAAACGATTGAGATGGGCTAAGTTCCCGTACCACAAAACACTGACGGAATTCGACCTATCAGATCAGACTTCTCTGAGCAAACGGCAGCTTACCCAGCTCCAAGAGCTTACTTGGCTTGAGCAGCAGTATAATCTCATCTTTTTGGGTCCGAGCGGTGTGGGGAAAACGCACTTGTCCATTGCCTTAGACATGGAGGCCATCCAGAAGGGGTTTCAGGTAACATTCGTGACAATGGGAGAACTACTCTCCCTTCTGAAAACTGAAGAATTCACGCGGAAATCGCAGGTCCAGCTCAATCGGATCCGAGCATCTGATTTAGTGATTATTGATGATTTGATGTATATGGCAATGGATCAAAGGGAAGCTACCCTGTTTTTTCATTTGATCAATCATCTATATGAACGGAGTTCAATCATCTTGACCTCCAATAAGAGCCCCGACCAATGGGGAGAATTATTGGGCGATGAGGGAGTCGCAATGGCTATCTTAGACCGTATTCTGCATCGAGCGGAGGTCGTTCACATGAATGAAGCTAGCTACCGTATGAAACATCGCCAGAGCATGTTTGTGAGCGAAAGTGTTCAAAATTAA
- a CDS encoding glycoside hydrolase family 13 protein produces METAAFFHRPESEYAYIYSPGHVHIRLRTKKGDVAKVGFIQGDPFNLHLKDWYQEEKEMELLSSTDLHDYWLIDTDEPVKRMAYAFHVYGKDGTDVIYNDRGVFPYLKEQLTNSGTYFRLPYFHETDRFKAPEWVKKTVWYQIFPERFNNGDKKNDPDNVLEWDSKEELSTIDFYGGDIQGIIDKLDYLEDLGINGIYLTPIFTAPSNHKYDTTDYYEIDPHFGDKALFRQFVEEAHRRDMRVMLDAVFNHIGAESTQWRDVAEYQEESRFKDWFFIKEHPVPSAEEIRSHGPMYMEHAEGLPYETYAYVPMMPKINTHNPEVQEYLLNIATYWIKEFDIDGWRLDVANEVDHSFWRKFNQACLSLKDDFYILGEIWTSSRSWLEGDEFHGVMNYSLVGNIIDYFVGKTIPTRKMANVMNEQLAQYRKQTHETMFNMLDSHDTARILTMAEGDIDLVKSTLAFMFLMHGSPCIYYGTEVGMKGGPDPQCRRCMIWEEDKQDRDMYDFTKGLIQLRKDYQPLLSHGMLRWEVVLDEEQVVGVRRDLGDDEIVGYFNQGTEDYVVDHTESTKVVYHHLSNESDNQSVVGPNGFSIQIRRKS; encoded by the coding sequence ATGGAAACTGCAGCATTTTTTCACCGTCCAGAGAGCGAGTACGCTTATATTTATTCACCAGGGCATGTTCACATTCGACTTCGCACGAAAAAGGGTGACGTTGCTAAGGTTGGCTTTATTCAAGGCGATCCCTTTAACTTACATTTGAAAGATTGGTATCAGGAAGAAAAGGAAATGGAATTGTTGTCATCAACGGACTTGCATGACTATTGGTTGATTGATACGGATGAACCAGTCAAGCGGATGGCTTATGCCTTCCATGTTTATGGTAAAGATGGTACGGATGTTATTTACAATGACCGTGGCGTTTTCCCTTACTTGAAAGAGCAGCTGACCAACTCAGGAACGTATTTCCGCTTGCCTTATTTCCATGAAACTGACCGTTTTAAAGCGCCAGAGTGGGTGAAGAAAACCGTTTGGTATCAGATTTTCCCGGAACGCTTTAACAATGGGGATAAGAAAAATGACCCAGACAATGTTTTAGAATGGGACAGCAAGGAAGAACTATCGACCATTGATTTTTACGGTGGTGATATTCAAGGGATTATTGACAAGTTAGACTATTTAGAAGATTTGGGTATTAATGGGATTTATTTGACACCTATTTTTACAGCGCCGTCAAACCATAAGTACGATACGACTGACTATTATGAAATCGACCCGCATTTTGGGGATAAGGCTTTATTCCGTCAGTTTGTAGAAGAGGCTCATCGCCGTGATATGCGAGTGATGTTGGATGCGGTCTTTAATCACATTGGGGCTGAATCAACGCAGTGGCGTGATGTCGCTGAATATCAAGAAGAGTCTCGTTTCAAAGATTGGTTCTTTATTAAGGAACATCCAGTGCCAAGTGCAGAAGAGATTCGTTCTCATGGCCCAATGTATATGGAGCATGCAGAAGGCCTACCTTATGAGACTTATGCCTATGTGCCGATGATGCCGAAAATTAACACCCATAATCCAGAAGTGCAGGAGTATCTATTGAATATCGCGACTTACTGGATTAAAGAGTTTGATATTGATGGCTGGCGTTTGGATGTGGCTAATGAAGTTGACCACTCATTCTGGCGTAAGTTTAACCAAGCCTGTTTGTCCTTGAAAGATGATTTTTATATTTTAGGGGAAATTTGGACCTCATCTCGCTCTTGGCTAGAAGGGGACGAATTCCACGGTGTCATGAACTATTCATTAGTTGGAAATATTATCGACTATTTTGTTGGTAAGACCATTCCGACTCGTAAAATGGCTAACGTCATGAACGAACAGCTGGCTCAATATCGCAAGCAAACCCATGAAACCATGTTTAATATGCTGGATTCTCATGATACAGCCCGCATTTTAACCATGGCAGAAGGTGATATTGATTTGGTGAAATCAACCCTAGCCTTTATGTTCTTGATGCACGGGTCGCCATGTATTTATTATGGGACTGAAGTCGGCATGAAGGGTGGTCCCGATCCACAATGCCGCCGTTGTATGATTTGGGAAGAGGACAAGCAAGACCGTGATATGTATGACTTTACTAAGGGCTTGATTCAATTGCGTAAAGACTATCAGCCGCTTCTCTCTCACGGTATGCTGAGATGGGAAGTTGTCTTGGATGAAGAGCAAGTGGTTGGTGTGCGCCGTGATTTAGGTGATGATGAAATTGTTGGCTACTTTAATCAAGGAACAGAAGACTATGTCGTTGACCATACTGAATCAACGAAAGTGGTTTATCATCATTTGAGTAACGAATCGGATAACCAATCAGTTGTCGGACCAAATGGTTTCAGTATCCAAATTCGCCGTAAATCATAG
- a CDS encoding AAA family ATPase: MLIELVVENFFSFRDEATFSMLAATIPEHPETIASHHNLQLNKVSSIYGANASGKSNLLRAMALIKEGLFIKKGEEEKWIMQIQPFHLDERSEQEDSLLEVSFHIDNSLYRYGFYVNHGVITEEYLYEGATICFHRNQDGGVEGSWAIAIDLATNRLYLAELISMKVSKVTSIEKWFSQMRIIVGVQHPYFSISLAKMHLKKYKHNLLSLIQVADPSIHDIEVRETTDATSLKKRDDFFVIKMKRLLDGSLQPYPEGFRFKDVESAGTVKLLALAGPIIEALEQGSLLMIDEMDQSFHTLMTRYVLELFRGEFNPHCAQLVFSTHDISNLDSELFRRDQVWFVEKKREGNSELVSLVEYQFDQEERKNSFSFERHYLNGKYGAVPYLPPTDWWLDNGETT, translated from the coding sequence ATGTTAATCGAACTAGTTGTTGAGAATTTTTTTTCTTTTCGAGATGAAGCGACCTTTTCCATGTTGGCCGCGACTATACCCGAACATCCAGAAACGATTGCCAGCCATCACAACCTCCAACTCAATAAAGTGAGTAGTATTTACGGTGCCAATGCTAGTGGTAAGAGCAACTTGCTACGGGCGATGGCGCTTATTAAAGAGGGACTATTTATCAAAAAAGGTGAGGAAGAAAAATGGATTATGCAAATCCAACCCTTCCATCTCGACGAACGCAGTGAACAAGAGGATAGCTTGTTGGAGGTTAGTTTTCATATAGACAACAGCCTTTATCGCTATGGCTTTTATGTCAATCATGGCGTAATAACCGAAGAATACCTGTATGAGGGAGCGACAATTTGTTTCCACCGTAACCAAGATGGCGGTGTGGAAGGTAGTTGGGCAATTGCTATTGATTTGGCAACGAATCGTTTGTATTTAGCAGAATTGATTAGTATGAAGGTTAGTAAGGTAACGTCAATTGAAAAGTGGTTTAGCCAAATGCGGATTATTGTAGGCGTGCAACATCCTTATTTTTCGATTTCCTTAGCTAAGATGCATTTGAAAAAATACAAACATAATTTATTATCACTGATTCAAGTCGCAGACCCATCCATTCACGACATTGAAGTGAGGGAAACGACTGATGCAACGAGTTTGAAAAAGCGGGATGATTTCTTTGTGATTAAAATGAAACGTTTGCTAGATGGCAGTCTTCAGCCTTATCCAGAGGGCTTCCGCTTTAAGGATGTGGAGTCTGCCGGCACGGTTAAACTTCTGGCCTTAGCGGGTCCGATTATTGAAGCTTTGGAGCAAGGTAGTCTCTTAATGATTGATGAAATGGATCAAAGTTTCCATACGCTGATGACACGCTATGTATTGGAGCTATTCCGCGGCGAGTTCAACCCCCACTGTGCCCAATTGGTTTTTTCGACTCATGATATTTCGAATTTGGATAGTGAGTTGTTCAGGCGCGATCAGGTGTGGTTTGTGGAGAAAAAGCGTGAGGGTAACAGCGAATTGGTTTCCTTGGTGGAGTACCAGTTTGACCAAGAGGAGCGGAAAAATTCCTTTTCATTTGAACGGCATTATTTGAACGGCAAATACGGGGCGGTGCCTTATTTACCGCCAACGGATTGGTGGTTGGACAATGGGGAAACGACATAG
- a CDS encoding RloB family protein, translated as MGKRHRQKRRREKRESYEREVATRLPRKTFLIVCEGTKTEPNYFRSFEVLSAKVEIRGTGRNTLSLVHYAERILDERDEEFDEVWLVFDKDSFSSVSFNNAVFFCQAHHDEGFRVAYSNEAFELWYLLHFELITKPISRFNYNAMLSKRMKTYYKKNLPNMYQQLLPRQPLAIENAKLLYEKRSNSPAKDNPSTTVFQLVEELNSHLRD; from the coding sequence ATGGGGAAACGACATAGACAAAAGCGGCGGCGTGAAAAACGAGAGAGCTACGAGCGTGAAGTCGCTACTCGACTGCCACGAAAAACTTTTTTGATTGTGTGCGAAGGGACGAAAACTGAGCCCAATTATTTTCGGAGTTTTGAAGTTCTGTCTGCCAAGGTTGAGATTAGGGGAACTGGTCGCAATACCTTGAGCCTCGTTCATTATGCGGAACGGATTTTGGATGAGCGTGATGAGGAGTTTGATGAGGTTTGGTTGGTTTTTGATAAGGATTCTTTTTCTAGTGTGAGTTTTAATAATGCTGTTTTTTTCTGCCAAGCTCATCACGATGAGGGCTTTAGGGTTGCATACAGTAATGAAGCCTTTGAGCTTTGGTACTTGCTGCATTTTGAGCTAATTACCAAACCAATTAGCCGCTTTAACTATAATGCTATGCTTAGTAAACGCATGAAGACTTACTATAAGAAGAACCTACCCAATATGTACCAGCAATTACTGCCTCGTCAGCCACTAGCCATTGAAAACGCCAAACTACTCTATGAGAAACGGTCGAATTCACCAGCCAAGGACAATCCCTCAACAACAGTCTTTCAACTGGTCGAGGAACTTAACAGTCACCTACGCGATTAA
- a CDS encoding LysM peptidoglycan-binding domain-containing protein gives MTYPIEKQLLAINQQPLRKSLCIIAHESGNPNNVGANSLANEIAYMKRNAHQAFVSHWVGGGGKIIQLAKVGLVQWGAGPYANPYAYAQVELARTTNLATFNKDYAAYVWLLRQLAIEAGLPVTLNTGYNLAEPGIKTHSWISKHIGGTTHVDPDGYLASWGISMAQFKQDIETPALTNRYLLHLVVKGDTLWSLARKNQVSVTDLKRWNSLSSDFILIGQILKVKAL, from the coding sequence ATGACTTATCCAATTGAAAAACAACTGCTGGCTATTAACCAGCAGCCTCTAAGAAAATCGCTCTGTATTATCGCCCATGAATCGGGTAACCCTAATAACGTTGGCGCAAATAGTTTAGCTAATGAAATTGCTTATATGAAACGTAACGCTCATCAAGCATTTGTCTCTCACTGGGTTGGGGGTGGCGGGAAAATTATCCAGCTGGCAAAGGTTGGCTTAGTCCAATGGGGCGCTGGTCCCTATGCCAATCCTTACGCCTATGCACAAGTGGAGTTAGCAAGGACAACTAACTTAGCTACCTTCAATAAAGACTATGCCGCCTACGTTTGGCTGCTGCGCCAGCTTGCTATTGAAGCTGGCCTTCCCGTTACCTTAAATACTGGCTATAATTTAGCTGAACCTGGCATTAAGACGCATTCATGGATTAGCAAACATATCGGCGGCACCACCCATGTCGATCCCGATGGCTATCTCGCTTCTTGGGGCATTTCCATGGCGCAATTCAAGCAGGATATTGAAACACCCGCTCTAACCAATCGTTATCTGCTTCACCTCGTCGTCAAAGGCGATACACTTTGGTCGCTCGCACGTAAAAATCAAGTTAGTGTGACCGATTTGAAAAGGTGGAACAGTTTGAGCTCCGATTTTATTCTCATCGGCCAAATTTTAAAGGTAAAAGCTTTATAA
- a CDS encoding DUF2922 domain-containing protein, which produces MTTTKTLELKFKTAEGKNRNLSLKNPVADLAAEDVKSAMQTIVDTDAFEVKGVNPYSGLDSARYIERTVTDIFEVEA; this is translated from the coding sequence ATGACAACGACAAAAACTTTGGAATTAAAATTCAAAACTGCTGAAGGTAAAAACCGTAACTTAAGCTTGAAAAACCCTGTAGCTGATTTAGCTGCAGAGGACGTGAAGAGCGCCATGCAAACGATTGTGGATACAGACGCGTTTGAAGTGAAAGGCGTCAACCCTTATTCCGGTCTAGACAGTGCCCGTTACATTGAGCGCACCGTGACTGATATTTTTGAAGTAGAAGCATAA
- a CDS encoding DUF1659 domain-containing protein has protein sequence MIKQWEEANLELYFNDFENEKEVKQRFSNLKENVSEQQIGDFQAAVASLVDLPDMHAVVTEKHRYLRA, from the coding sequence ATGATTAAACAATGGGAAGAAGCAAACTTAGAGCTGTATTTTAATGATTTTGAAAATGAAAAAGAAGTGAAGCAACGTTTTAGTAATTTGAAAGAAAATGTATCTGAACAGCAAATTGGTGATTTTCAAGCAGCGGTCGCAAGTCTAGTTGATTTGCCGGATATGCATGCTGTTGTAACTGAAAAGCACCGCTACTTAAGAGCTTAA
- a CDS encoding sigma-70 family RNA polymerase sigma factor, whose product MNKLTEETMQALLLQFEGVIYASLKKLAIHKGKQDYDDFYQLGCLKLFDAYHDFDKDPFDETNRYPFVYYASQRLHWAFLDEMRKENRRIERQEADSDDITDLASEDPAFDELIFADQLTHLMTLLSPKERLFLADRLLGQLSITAIAKKHAVSRKTVYRWRQSLQKKALFLKEGNTF is encoded by the coding sequence ATGAACAAACTTACTGAAGAAACCATGCAAGCCCTACTCTTACAATTCGAAGGCGTCATTTACGCCAGCCTTAAAAAGTTAGCCATCCACAAAGGCAAGCAAGATTATGATGATTTTTACCAATTAGGCTGTTTGAAACTATTCGATGCTTACCATGACTTTGACAAAGACCCCTTTGATGAAACAAACCGTTATCCCTTTGTTTATTATGCCAGCCAACGCCTCCATTGGGCATTCTTAGATGAAATGAGAAAAGAAAATCGCCGAATTGAGCGCCAAGAAGCAGATTCCGATGACATAACTGATTTGGCTAGTGAAGATCCCGCCTTTGATGAACTGATCTTTGCCGACCAATTGACACACTTAATGACCCTTCTCTCTCCTAAAGAACGCCTATTTCTAGCAGACCGTTTGCTGGGCCAGCTCTCTATAACAGCTATTGCCAAGAAACACGCTGTCTCACGAAAAACAGTTTATCGGTGGCGCCAGTCGTTGCAGAAAAAGGCTTTATTTTTAAAAGAGGGTAACACTTTTTAA
- a CDS encoding competence protein ComK, producing the protein MDYFFDFKNRHYKKSEQEDLNHPLYRTFPERTPFFNRTSECAYFEGSNYLFEGGVESRSLSPLPTMFRITDKESISYYLNYAKDYDEVFIDMGIFCVINVSDYLDHYDYQTLVFYEDGVVIKSNESANTVMEKLFCKAGVGYNQIRFIIQSIEGKAHHGSPYVLGKASYLPLRGPSKKDVTWVSLGHLVHFRKLSKKHKRIRLEFKKRHSIDIDMAMDVFQRHIDSASYFFSCQHLFLDRACHLFGMFPLPHDEAVNPTLLHRIHHSNRLNKQHTLEEMVILMMLSLWREFVRDEPFKENPLVDDINDFLARKFPSYF; encoded by the coding sequence ATGGACTATTTTTTTGATTTTAAAAACCGTCATTATAAAAAATCAGAGCAAGAGGACTTGAATCATCCGTTGTACCGTACGTTTCCAGAACGTACCCCTTTTTTTAATCGAACAAGTGAATGCGCTTACTTCGAAGGGAGTAACTATCTTTTTGAGGGAGGTGTAGAGTCGAGGAGTTTGTCCCCATTACCAACGATGTTTCGGATTACTGACAAGGAAAGTATTAGTTATTATTTAAATTATGCGAAAGATTATGATGAAGTCTTTATTGATATGGGGATATTTTGTGTGATTAATGTTTCGGATTATTTAGATCATTATGATTATCAGACTTTGGTTTTCTATGAAGATGGTGTTGTGATTAAATCAAATGAGTCGGCTAATACTGTGATGGAAAAATTATTTTGTAAAGCTGGTGTGGGCTACAATCAAATTCGGTTTATTATTCAGTCTATTGAGGGGAAAGCTCATCATGGCAGTCCGTATGTTTTAGGTAAGGCGAGTTACTTACCGCTTAGAGGTCCAAGTAAAAAAGATGTGACATGGGTTAGCTTGGGGCACTTGGTTCATTTTAGAAAATTATCGAAAAAGCATAAGCGTATTCGTCTTGAATTTAAAAAGCGGCATTCTATCGATATTGATATGGCTATGGATGTATTTCAGCGTCATATTGATTCGGCATCGTATTTCTTTTCCTGCCAGCATTTATTTTTAGATAGGGCGTGTCACTTATTTGGGATGTTTCCACTGCCACATGATGAGGCAGTGAATCCAACTTTATTGCACCGAATCCATCACAGTAATCGTCTTAACAAGCAGCACACTTTGGAGGAAATGGTCATTTTGATGATGTTGTCTTTATGGCGAGAATTTGTTCGAGATGAGCCCTTCAAAGAAAATCCACTGGTTGATGACATCAACGACTTCTTGGCCAGAAAGTTTCCTTCTTACTTTTAA